In the Chloroflexota bacterium genome, ATTCCTGGGGCAGCATTTCTACCTTCCACCCTTTGTTATCTCCTCTCTGCTGGCCATAGTAAGCAACTATGAACTGAACAAGGTCTGGACATTCAAGGGTTGGAAGGAGCGACGGCTGGGCTTTGTGAGGTATATGTCTATGGCTCTGGTTACCTTATGCCTCGACATCATGTTTCTGTATGCTCTGGTAGACTACTGCAAGCTACCACCAGTGCCTGCCGCAGCAATGGCAATACTTATTGTGTTTATTATCAGATACGCCATAGCCAAGAGGTGGGTGTGGTCAAGGGCCTTGTCGCCGCAGCAGTGAATACATGTCTGCAGCGTCCTACCGGTGCTTCGTAAAATGAGACCCTTCGCTATGTTCAGCGTGGTAGCATCCATATGTGGAATCTCCGTTATTGCGCGGGATCAGCCTATACAGCTTGTATGCTAGGCGCCTGCGGGAGACCTTCAAATGTCGCGCCTGAGCCAGATCGCTTCGCAGTGCCCGCCAGCTTTGCCTCCACCACTACTTGCACACACTCCTAGACGAAGTTGGAGCATCTGTCCCAACCTACCCATGGTTTGCGGACAGCTTCTAACATGAAGACAAAGCATCCCCACTTGCTCTTGCGATAGCAACCACTGCAATCAACCGCGTGCCCAGAGGCAGCCTATTCGGCCTTCTTGATGGCCTCTATCCCTCTCATATAGGGGAGCAGTGCCTGGGGCACCCGTATTGTGCCGTCAGGCTGCTGGTAGTTTTCCAGCACAGCAATGAAAATGCGGGGAAGAGCCACCCCTGAACCATTGAGGGTGTGAACAAACTGGGGCTTTGCGCCAGGCTCCGGCCGGTAGCGGATATTGGCTCTCCGCGCCTGGAAATCGGTGCAGTTGCTGCAACTGCTAACCTCCAGCCATTCCTGGCAGCCTGAGGCCCATATTTCGATGTCATAAGACTTAGCTGAGGCAAAACCCAGATCAGCAGTGCATAGCTGCACCACACGGTAGGGAAGGCCTAGCCTGCGGCAGACGTCCTCGGCGTCCGCCACCATCTTCTCCAGCTCTTCCATAGAACGATCTGGCTCGGTGAACTTGTAGAGCTCGACTTTGTCGAACTGATGTCCCCGCTTGATACCACGGACATCCTTGCCAGCCGCCATCTTCTCACGGCGGAAGCAGGCGGTGTAGGCCACATAATAAAGGGGCAAGGTATCCGGGTCAAGGATCTCTTCACGGTAGATATTGGTCAGGGGTACCTCGGCTGTGGGAACGAACCAGAAATCATCCTCCTGATCGTGATAGAGGTTATCGGCAAACTTCGGCAGATTGGACGAGCCTATCATGCATTCGCGCCTAACCATATAAGGAGGATAGATCTCGGTATACTTATGCTCTTTGACATGAAGGTCCAGCATGAAAGTGATCAGCGCCCGCTGTAGCAGCGCGCCGGCTCCCTTGAGCAGGTAAAAGCGGGAGCCGCTCAGCTTCACCCCTCGGGCAAAATCAATAATATCCAGTGCCTCCCCTAACTCCCAGTGAGGCCGCGGTTTGAAATCGAAGCGCGGAATCTCTCCCCACGTCCGCAACACAACATTGTCGCTTTCATCCTTTCCCACGGGAACACTGGGGTCAGGGATGTTCGGCAGGCGTAGTAGAAGATCCTGTAGACTTTGCTCCGCCTTCTCAGCCTCAGC is a window encoding:
- the serS gene encoding serine--tRNA ligase, yielding MLSIQSIRQNPDLVREALEKRRDSAPLGEILALDEQRRRLITEAETLRAQQKQESKKYARLKAAASEGETAELDRLAQTLGDMRERGKSLEAEAEKAEQSLQDLLLRLPNIPDPSVPVGKDESDNVVLRTWGEIPRFDFKPRPHWELGEALDIIDFARGVKLSGSRFYLLKGAGALLQRALITFMLDLHVKEHKYTEIYPPYMVRRECMIGSSNLPKFADNLYHDQEDDFWFVPTAEVPLTNIYREEILDPDTLPLYYVAYTACFRREKMAAGKDVRGIKRGHQFDKVELYKFTEPDRSMEELEKMVADAEDVCRRLGLPYRVVQLCTADLGFASAKSYDIEIWASGCQEWLEVSSCSNCTDFQARRANIRYRPEPGAKPQFVHTLNGSGVALPRIFIAVLENYQQPDGTIRVPQALLPYMRGIEAIKKAE